A DNA window from Drosophila virilis strain 15010-1051.87 chromosome 4, Dvir_AGI_RSII-ME, whole genome shotgun sequence contains the following coding sequences:
- the Tim23 gene encoding mitochondrial import inner membrane translocase subunit Tim23 has protein sequence MSDDYLRKPFSLAPPPTVDEPQPTATTNYTPATSTFSSAPVSPYLNYDSRFLQQAQPEFIFPEGANKQRGRFELAFSQIGTSVMIGGGIGGLAGVYNGIKVTNALNQTGKLRRTQLINHVMKQGSGTANTLGTLAVLYSACGVLLQYVRDQDDNVNTIIAGSATGLLYKSTAGLRKCALGGAIGLGISSLYCLYLLAQESNNTNSSPKFL, from the exons ATGAGTGACGACTACTTAAggaaaccattttcattagcGCCCCCACCAACCG tCGACGAGCCACAGCCAACAGCAACCACAAACTACACACCGGCAACGAGCACATTTAGCAGTGCTCCAGTCTCACCATACCTCAACTATGATTCACGATTCCTGCAGCAAGCGCAGCCAGAGTTCATATTTCCCGAGGGCGCCAACAAGCAGCGTGGACGTTTCGAGTTGGCTTTCTCGCAGATCGGCACATCTGTAATGATCGGTGGTGGCATTGGTGGCCTGGCGGGCGTCTACAATGGCATTAAAGTTACTAACGCGCTCAATCAGACGGGGAAGCTGCGTCGCACCCA ATTAATTAATCACGTCATGAAGCAGGGCTCCGGTACGGCAAATACCTTAGGCACGTTGGCTGTACTGTACTCGGCGTGTGGAGTGTTGTTGCAGTATGTTCGTGATCAGGACGACAATGTAAATACCATAATAGCCGGTTCTGCCACGGGACTACTCTACAAATCAACAG ctGGCCTGCGAAAATGTGCCCTGGGTGGTGCTATTGGTTTAGGCATATCGTCGCTATATTGCCTATACCTGCTGGCGCAAGagagcaacaacacaaactcAAGTCCAAAATTTCTGTAG
- the Gpb5 gene encoding thyrostimulin beta-5 subunit encodes MPKDSNTTQPTATRTARIRQQREHGGSLEMLAALLCLVFLASPLLHMASAQLVDLHPVYSGPTVAPLGCHRRLYTYRVTQSDLQGRECWDFVSVWSCWGRCDSSEISDWKFPYKRSFHPVCVHAHRQPSVAVLKNCHPEADDNIRKYSYMEAINCHCHTCSTEDTSCEAPANNGLDERKSIKVLALSNDDSGALDY; translated from the exons ATGCCGAAAGATTCCAACACAACGCAACCGACTGCGACGCGAACAGCACGCATTAGACAGCAAAGGGAACACGGAGGAAGCTTAGAAATGCTCGCAGCGTT ActgtgtttggtttttttggcATCGCCGCTGCTGCATATGGCTAGCGCCCAATTGGTTGACCTGCATCCGGTTTATAGTGGACCCACTGTGGCACCTCTTGGCTGTCATCGTCGCTTGTACACGTACAGGGTGACCCAGTCAGATTTGCAGGGTCGCGAATGCTGGGATTTTGTGAGCGTTTGGAGCTGTTGGGGTCGCTGTGATTCCAGCGAGATCTCCGACTGGAAATTTCCCTACAAGCGCTCGTTTCATCCCGTGTGTGTACATGCGCATCGTCAGCCGTCGGTGGCCGTACTGAAAAACTGTCATCCTGAGGCTGATGATAACATTCGTAAATATAGTTACATGGAGGCCATAAACTGCCACTGTCATACATGCTCCACGGAGGACACCAGCTGCGAGGCACCAGCCAACAATGGCCTAGACGAACGCAAGAGCATTAAGGTGTTAGCGTTATCTAACGATGATTCTGGTGCCCTCGATTATTAG
- the klhl10 gene encoding kelch-like protein 10 isoform X4: MNCVIQYAYLRKTNISDDNVHELLICADYVGMVGLVKQCKEYLSRTLSPENCVSIMGFARFRFLEDLYQKARNYTLRYFTDVAARNTDILDLNIKDFYSIISDDELNTREEDYVWKLCVKWIDRDPENRKQHVAHLMTGVRLGLMTPKCFMEEVKEHPYVIQCEAAKPLIVDTFKFISNLYVPFDLPFQPKLTTPPLAMPRLPHEVIFAIGGWSGGTSKGCIETYDTRADRWVNINAEDPAGPRAYHGTAVLGFKIYSIGGYDGVEYFNTCRVFDAVKKKWNEIAPMHCRRCYVSVAELNGMIYAIGGYDGHNRLNTVERYNPKTNQWSIIPPMNMQRSDASACTLHGRIYATGGFNGQECLDSAEYYDPLTNVWTRIPNMNHRRSGVSCVAFRDQLYVIGGFNGTSRLSTGERFDPESQSWHFIRQMNHSRSNFGLEIIDDMIFAIGGFNGVSTISHTECYVAETDEWMEATDMNIVRSALSANNVAGLPNKRDYIHKERDRLMEERRQRLMATAMAREDVGNTNRSQSLVDNNDPALDDLDEESPNEDVDGEELQLPQQVALPLPAPGGIPPAAAAAAVDAAVLPAVHLNRQAEDRGPDNNRRFRVQLRNQRYGSHHEIRRRS; encoded by the exons ATGAACTGTGTCATACAGTACGCCTACCTGCGCAAGACTAACATCAGCGACGACAACGTCCACGAGCTGCTTATTTGTGCGGATTATGTGGGAATGGTGGGGCTGGTCAAACAGTGCAAGGAATATCTCAGTCGTACACTAAGTCCGGAGAACTGTGTCAGCATCATGGGGTTTGCGCG CTTTCGGTTTCTCGAGGATTTGTATCAGAAGGCGCGCAATTATACGCTTAGGTACTTTACAGATGTGGCCGCCCGAAATACGGACATACTGGACTTAAACATTAAGGACTTTTACAGCATTATTAGTGATGATGAGCTAAATACACGTGAGGAGGATTACGTATGGAAGCTGTGCGTCAAATGGATTGACCGAGATCCAGAAAATCGAAAGCAGCATGTGGCGCATCTGATGACGGGCGTGCGCCTTGGTCTGATGACCCCCAAG TGCTTCATGGAGGAGGTCAAGGAGCATCCCTATGTCATTCAATGCGAGGCTGCCAAACCGCTGATAGTCGATACCTTTAAATTCAT cagcaacttatACGTGCCATTTGATTTGCCCTTTCAACCCAAGCTAACCACACCGCCGTTGGCGATGCCGCGACTACCACATGAGGTCATCTTCGCCATTGGTGGCTGGAGTGGTGGCACATCGAAGGGTTGCATCGAGACCTACGACACGCGCGCCGATCGCTGGGTAAACATCAATGCCGAGGATCCAGCTGGACCGCGCGCTTACCATGGCACCGCCGTTCTTGGCTTTAAAATTTATTCCATAGGTGGCTACGATGGCGTCGAATACTTCAATACCTGTCGCGTCTTTGATGCCGTCAAGAAGAAGTGGAACGAGATTGCGCCAATGCACTGCCGTCGCTGCTATGTCAGCGTGGCGGAACTGAATGGCATGATCTATGCAATTGGCGGCTATGATGGACACAATCGCCTAAACACCGTGGAGCGCTACAACCCAAAGACCAATCAGTGGTCCATCATTCCACCCATGAATATGCAGCGGTCCGATGCCAGCGCTTGCACGCTGCACGGCCGCATCTATGCAACGGGTGGCTTTAATGGTCAGGAATGTTTGGATAGTGCCGAGTATTATGATCCACTGACCAATGTCTGGACACGAATACCAAATATGAATCATCGTCGCTCTGGCGTCAGCTGTGTGGCGTTCAGGGATCAGCTGTATGTTATTGGCGGCTTCAATGGCACATCCAGGCTGTCTACCGGCGAAAGATTTGATCCGGAATCTCAATCTTGGCACTTTATACGGCAAATGAATCACTCGCGCAGCAACTTTGGCCTGGAGATAATCGATGACATGATCTTCGCCATTGGCGGCTTCAATGGCGTCTCCACCATCTCGCACACCGAATGTTATGTGGCCGAGACAGACGAGTGGATGGAGGCAACGGACATGAATATTGTACGCTCGGCGCTATCGGCTAACAATGTGGCCGGACTGCCCAACAAACGCGACTATATACATAAGGAACGTGATCGTCTTATGGAGGAGCGACGTCAACGTTTAATGGCCACGGCAATGGCTCGCGAAGATGTTGGCAACACGAATCGCTCACAATCGCTGGTTGACAACAATGATCCGGCCCTGGATGATCTGGATGAAGAGAGTCCCAACGAGGATGTCGATGGTGAGGAGCTGCAGTTGCCGCAGCAGGTGGCACTACCACTACCAGCGCCTGGCGGCATACCGcctgcagccgcagctgctgctgttgatgcagCCGTTTTGCCCGCCGTTCACCTCAATCGCCAGGCTGAGGATCGCGGCCCAGACAATAATCGGCGCTTTCGGGTGCAGCTGCGTAATCAGCGCTATGGCTCGCATCATGAAATACGTCGTCGCTCGTAG
- the klhl10 gene encoding kelch-like protein 10 isoform X1, whose protein sequence is MNRQNGNHLHGMNEGQLELAPIEMVDVDMDGSFQGDELDNSPTQKPSTKSLSPIVSDHALNVLNELREANLLCDAQISVGEQSFNVHRAIMCSCSSYFRAQFTGFNSRAGTGNDESRVVHIPGISASIMNCVIQYAYLRKTNISDDNVHELLICADYVGMVGLVKQCKEYLSRTLSPENCVSIMGFARFRFLEDLYQKARNYTLRYFTDVAARNTDILDLNIKDFYSIISDDELNTREEDYVWKLCVKWIDRDPENRKQHVAHLMTGVRLGLMTPKCFMEEVKEHPYVIQCEAAKPLIVDTFKFISNLYVPFDLPFQPKLTTPPLAMPRLPHEVIFAIGGWSGGTSKGCIETYDTRADRWVNINAEDPAGPRAYHGTAVLGFKIYSIGGYDGVEYFNTCRVFDAVKKKWNEIAPMHCRRCYVSVAELNGMIYAIGGYDGHNRLNTVERYNPKTNQWSIIPPMNMQRSDASACTLHGRIYATGGFNGQECLDSAEYYDPLTNVWTRIPNMNHRRSGVSCVAFRDQLYVIGGFNGTSRLSTGERFDPESQSWHFIRQMNHSRSNFGLEIIDDMIFAIGGFNGVSTISHTECYVAETDEWMEATDMNIVRSALSANNVAGLPNKRDYIHKERDRLMEERRQRLMATAMAREDVGNTNRSQSLVDNNDPALDDLDEESPNEDVDGEELQLPQQVALPLPAPGGIPPAAAAAAVDAAVLPAVHLNRQAEDRGPDNNRRFRVQLRNQRYGSHHEIRRRS, encoded by the exons ATGAATCGGCAAAACGGTAATCATTTACATGGCATGAATGAGGGCCAACTGGAACTGGCACCGATAGAAATGGTGGACGTGGACATGGACGGAAGTTTTCAAGGGGATGAACTTGATAACAGTCCCACACAGAAGCCCTCCACAAAATCTCTATCACCGATTGTCAGCGACCATGCTCTCAACGTGCTCAACGAACTGCGCGAAGCGAATCTTCTGTGCGATGCGCAGATCTCGGTGGGCGAGCAGTCTTTCAATGTGCATCGTGCCATCATGTGTTCCTGCAGCTCATATTTTCG CGCACAGTTTACGGGGTTCAACAGCCGTGCCGGAACGGGGAATGACGAGAGCCGTGTCGTGCATATACCGGGCATTAGTGCGTCCATCATGAACTGTGTCATACAGTACGCCTACCTGCGCAAGACTAACATCAGCGACGACAACGTCCACGAGCTGCTTATTTGTGCGGATTATGTGGGAATGGTGGGGCTGGTCAAACAGTGCAAGGAATATCTCAGTCGTACACTAAGTCCGGAGAACTGTGTCAGCATCATGGGGTTTGCGCG CTTTCGGTTTCTCGAGGATTTGTATCAGAAGGCGCGCAATTATACGCTTAGGTACTTTACAGATGTGGCCGCCCGAAATACGGACATACTGGACTTAAACATTAAGGACTTTTACAGCATTATTAGTGATGATGAGCTAAATACACGTGAGGAGGATTACGTATGGAAGCTGTGCGTCAAATGGATTGACCGAGATCCAGAAAATCGAAAGCAGCATGTGGCGCATCTGATGACGGGCGTGCGCCTTGGTCTGATGACCCCCAAG TGCTTCATGGAGGAGGTCAAGGAGCATCCCTATGTCATTCAATGCGAGGCTGCCAAACCGCTGATAGTCGATACCTTTAAATTCAT cagcaacttatACGTGCCATTTGATTTGCCCTTTCAACCCAAGCTAACCACACCGCCGTTGGCGATGCCGCGACTACCACATGAGGTCATCTTCGCCATTGGTGGCTGGAGTGGTGGCACATCGAAGGGTTGCATCGAGACCTACGACACGCGCGCCGATCGCTGGGTAAACATCAATGCCGAGGATCCAGCTGGACCGCGCGCTTACCATGGCACCGCCGTTCTTGGCTTTAAAATTTATTCCATAGGTGGCTACGATGGCGTCGAATACTTCAATACCTGTCGCGTCTTTGATGCCGTCAAGAAGAAGTGGAACGAGATTGCGCCAATGCACTGCCGTCGCTGCTATGTCAGCGTGGCGGAACTGAATGGCATGATCTATGCAATTGGCGGCTATGATGGACACAATCGCCTAAACACCGTGGAGCGCTACAACCCAAAGACCAATCAGTGGTCCATCATTCCACCCATGAATATGCAGCGGTCCGATGCCAGCGCTTGCACGCTGCACGGCCGCATCTATGCAACGGGTGGCTTTAATGGTCAGGAATGTTTGGATAGTGCCGAGTATTATGATCCACTGACCAATGTCTGGACACGAATACCAAATATGAATCATCGTCGCTCTGGCGTCAGCTGTGTGGCGTTCAGGGATCAGCTGTATGTTATTGGCGGCTTCAATGGCACATCCAGGCTGTCTACCGGCGAAAGATTTGATCCGGAATCTCAATCTTGGCACTTTATACGGCAAATGAATCACTCGCGCAGCAACTTTGGCCTGGAGATAATCGATGACATGATCTTCGCCATTGGCGGCTTCAATGGCGTCTCCACCATCTCGCACACCGAATGTTATGTGGCCGAGACAGACGAGTGGATGGAGGCAACGGACATGAATATTGTACGCTCGGCGCTATCGGCTAACAATGTGGCCGGACTGCCCAACAAACGCGACTATATACATAAGGAACGTGATCGTCTTATGGAGGAGCGACGTCAACGTTTAATGGCCACGGCAATGGCTCGCGAAGATGTTGGCAACACGAATCGCTCACAATCGCTGGTTGACAACAATGATCCGGCCCTGGATGATCTGGATGAAGAGAGTCCCAACGAGGATGTCGATGGTGAGGAGCTGCAGTTGCCGCAGCAGGTGGCACTACCACTACCAGCGCCTGGCGGCATACCGcctgcagccgcagctgctgctgttgatgcagCCGTTTTGCCCGCCGTTCACCTCAATCGCCAGGCTGAGGATCGCGGCCCAGACAATAATCGGCGCTTTCGGGTGCAGCTGCGTAATCAGCGCTATGGCTCGCATCATGAAATACGTCGTCGCTCGTAG
- the klhl10 gene encoding kelch-like protein 10 isoform X2 has protein sequence MNRQNGNHLHGMNEGQLELAPIEMVDVDMDGSFQGDELDNSPTQKPSTKSLSPIVSDHALNVLNELREANLLCDAQISVGEQSFNVHRAIMCSCSSYFRAQFTGFNSRAGTGNDESRVVHIPGISASIMNCVIQYAYLRKTNISDDNVHELLICADYVGMVGLVKQCKEYLSRTLSPENCVSIMGFARFRFLEDLYQKARNYTLRYFTDVAARNTDILDLNIKDFYSIISDDELNTREEDYVWKLCVKWIDRDPENRKQHVAHLMTGVRLGLMTPKCFMEEVKEHPYVIQCEAAKPLIVDTFKFINLYVPFDLPFQPKLTTPPLAMPRLPHEVIFAIGGWSGGTSKGCIETYDTRADRWVNINAEDPAGPRAYHGTAVLGFKIYSIGGYDGVEYFNTCRVFDAVKKKWNEIAPMHCRRCYVSVAELNGMIYAIGGYDGHNRLNTVERYNPKTNQWSIIPPMNMQRSDASACTLHGRIYATGGFNGQECLDSAEYYDPLTNVWTRIPNMNHRRSGVSCVAFRDQLYVIGGFNGTSRLSTGERFDPESQSWHFIRQMNHSRSNFGLEIIDDMIFAIGGFNGVSTISHTECYVAETDEWMEATDMNIVRSALSANNVAGLPNKRDYIHKERDRLMEERRQRLMATAMAREDVGNTNRSQSLVDNNDPALDDLDEESPNEDVDGEELQLPQQVALPLPAPGGIPPAAAAAAVDAAVLPAVHLNRQAEDRGPDNNRRFRVQLRNQRYGSHHEIRRRS, from the exons ATGAATCGGCAAAACGGTAATCATTTACATGGCATGAATGAGGGCCAACTGGAACTGGCACCGATAGAAATGGTGGACGTGGACATGGACGGAAGTTTTCAAGGGGATGAACTTGATAACAGTCCCACACAGAAGCCCTCCACAAAATCTCTATCACCGATTGTCAGCGACCATGCTCTCAACGTGCTCAACGAACTGCGCGAAGCGAATCTTCTGTGCGATGCGCAGATCTCGGTGGGCGAGCAGTCTTTCAATGTGCATCGTGCCATCATGTGTTCCTGCAGCTCATATTTTCG CGCACAGTTTACGGGGTTCAACAGCCGTGCCGGAACGGGGAATGACGAGAGCCGTGTCGTGCATATACCGGGCATTAGTGCGTCCATCATGAACTGTGTCATACAGTACGCCTACCTGCGCAAGACTAACATCAGCGACGACAACGTCCACGAGCTGCTTATTTGTGCGGATTATGTGGGAATGGTGGGGCTGGTCAAACAGTGCAAGGAATATCTCAGTCGTACACTAAGTCCGGAGAACTGTGTCAGCATCATGGGGTTTGCGCG CTTTCGGTTTCTCGAGGATTTGTATCAGAAGGCGCGCAATTATACGCTTAGGTACTTTACAGATGTGGCCGCCCGAAATACGGACATACTGGACTTAAACATTAAGGACTTTTACAGCATTATTAGTGATGATGAGCTAAATACACGTGAGGAGGATTACGTATGGAAGCTGTGCGTCAAATGGATTGACCGAGATCCAGAAAATCGAAAGCAGCATGTGGCGCATCTGATGACGGGCGTGCGCCTTGGTCTGATGACCCCCAAG TGCTTCATGGAGGAGGTCAAGGAGCATCCCTATGTCATTCAATGCGAGGCTGCCAAACCGCTGATAGTCGATACCTTTAAATTCAT caacttatACGTGCCATTTGATTTGCCCTTTCAACCCAAGCTAACCACACCGCCGTTGGCGATGCCGCGACTACCACATGAGGTCATCTTCGCCATTGGTGGCTGGAGTGGTGGCACATCGAAGGGTTGCATCGAGACCTACGACACGCGCGCCGATCGCTGGGTAAACATCAATGCCGAGGATCCAGCTGGACCGCGCGCTTACCATGGCACCGCCGTTCTTGGCTTTAAAATTTATTCCATAGGTGGCTACGATGGCGTCGAATACTTCAATACCTGTCGCGTCTTTGATGCCGTCAAGAAGAAGTGGAACGAGATTGCGCCAATGCACTGCCGTCGCTGCTATGTCAGCGTGGCGGAACTGAATGGCATGATCTATGCAATTGGCGGCTATGATGGACACAATCGCCTAAACACCGTGGAGCGCTACAACCCAAAGACCAATCAGTGGTCCATCATTCCACCCATGAATATGCAGCGGTCCGATGCCAGCGCTTGCACGCTGCACGGCCGCATCTATGCAACGGGTGGCTTTAATGGTCAGGAATGTTTGGATAGTGCCGAGTATTATGATCCACTGACCAATGTCTGGACACGAATACCAAATATGAATCATCGTCGCTCTGGCGTCAGCTGTGTGGCGTTCAGGGATCAGCTGTATGTTATTGGCGGCTTCAATGGCACATCCAGGCTGTCTACCGGCGAAAGATTTGATCCGGAATCTCAATCTTGGCACTTTATACGGCAAATGAATCACTCGCGCAGCAACTTTGGCCTGGAGATAATCGATGACATGATCTTCGCCATTGGCGGCTTCAATGGCGTCTCCACCATCTCGCACACCGAATGTTATGTGGCCGAGACAGACGAGTGGATGGAGGCAACGGACATGAATATTGTACGCTCGGCGCTATCGGCTAACAATGTGGCCGGACTGCCCAACAAACGCGACTATATACATAAGGAACGTGATCGTCTTATGGAGGAGCGACGTCAACGTTTAATGGCCACGGCAATGGCTCGCGAAGATGTTGGCAACACGAATCGCTCACAATCGCTGGTTGACAACAATGATCCGGCCCTGGATGATCTGGATGAAGAGAGTCCCAACGAGGATGTCGATGGTGAGGAGCTGCAGTTGCCGCAGCAGGTGGCACTACCACTACCAGCGCCTGGCGGCATACCGcctgcagccgcagctgctgctgttgatgcagCCGTTTTGCCCGCCGTTCACCTCAATCGCCAGGCTGAGGATCGCGGCCCAGACAATAATCGGCGCTTTCGGGTGCAGCTGCGTAATCAGCGCTATGGCTCGCATCATGAAATACGTCGTCGCTCGTAG
- the klhl10 gene encoding kelch-like protein 10 isoform X3: MNRQNGNHLHGMNEGQLELAPIEMVDVDMDGSFQGDELDNSPTQKPSTKSLSPIVSDHALNVLNELREANLLCDAQISVGEQSFNVHRAIMCSCSSYFRAQFTGFNSRAGTGNDESRVVHIPGISASIMNCVIQYAYLRKTNISDDNVHELLICADYVGMVGLVKQCKEYLSRTLSPENCVSIMGFARFRFLEDLYQKARNYTLRYFTDVAARNTDILDLNIKDFYSIISDDELNTREEDYVWKLCVKWIDRDPENRKQHVAHLMTGVRLGLMTPKCFMEEVKEHPYVIQCEAAKPLIVDTFKFMYDLDFLNPQAEELTTPPLAMPRLPHEVIFAIGGWSGGTSKGCIETYDTRADRWVNINAEDPAGPRAYHGTAVLGFKIYSIGGYDGVEYFNTCRVFDAVKKKWNEIAPMHCRRCYVSVAELNGMIYAIGGYDGHNRLNTVERYNPKTNQWSIIPPMNMQRSDASACTLHGRIYATGGFNGQECLDSAEYYDPLTNVWTRIPNMNHRRSGVSCVAFRDQLYVIGGFNGTSRLSTGERFDPESQSWHFIRQMNHSRSNFGLEIIDDMIFAIGGFNGVSTISHTECYVAETDEWMEATDMNIVRSALSANNVAGLPNKRDYIHKERDRLMEERRQRLMATAMAREDVGNTNRSQSLVDNNDPALDDLDEESPNEDVDGEELQLPQQVALPLPAPGGIPPAAAAAAVDAAVLPAVHLNRQAEDRGPDNNRRFRVQLRNQRYGSHHEIRRRS; encoded by the exons ATGAATCGGCAAAACGGTAATCATTTACATGGCATGAATGAGGGCCAACTGGAACTGGCACCGATAGAAATGGTGGACGTGGACATGGACGGAAGTTTTCAAGGGGATGAACTTGATAACAGTCCCACACAGAAGCCCTCCACAAAATCTCTATCACCGATTGTCAGCGACCATGCTCTCAACGTGCTCAACGAACTGCGCGAAGCGAATCTTCTGTGCGATGCGCAGATCTCGGTGGGCGAGCAGTCTTTCAATGTGCATCGTGCCATCATGTGTTCCTGCAGCTCATATTTTCG CGCACAGTTTACGGGGTTCAACAGCCGTGCCGGAACGGGGAATGACGAGAGCCGTGTCGTGCATATACCGGGCATTAGTGCGTCCATCATGAACTGTGTCATACAGTACGCCTACCTGCGCAAGACTAACATCAGCGACGACAACGTCCACGAGCTGCTTATTTGTGCGGATTATGTGGGAATGGTGGGGCTGGTCAAACAGTGCAAGGAATATCTCAGTCGTACACTAAGTCCGGAGAACTGTGTCAGCATCATGGGGTTTGCGCG CTTTCGGTTTCTCGAGGATTTGTATCAGAAGGCGCGCAATTATACGCTTAGGTACTTTACAGATGTGGCCGCCCGAAATACGGACATACTGGACTTAAACATTAAGGACTTTTACAGCATTATTAGTGATGATGAGCTAAATACACGTGAGGAGGATTACGTATGGAAGCTGTGCGTCAAATGGATTGACCGAGATCCAGAAAATCGAAAGCAGCATGTGGCGCATCTGATGACGGGCGTGCGCCTTGGTCTGATGACCCCCAAG TGCTTCATGGAGGAGGTCAAGGAGCATCCCTATGTCATTCAATGCGAGGCTGCCAAACCGCTGATAGTCGATACCTTTAAATTCATGTATGATCTGGATTTTCTTAACCCACAAGCCGAAGAG CTAACCACACCGCCGTTGGCGATGCCGCGACTACCACATGAGGTCATCTTCGCCATTGGTGGCTGGAGTGGTGGCACATCGAAGGGTTGCATCGAGACCTACGACACGCGCGCCGATCGCTGGGTAAACATCAATGCCGAGGATCCAGCTGGACCGCGCGCTTACCATGGCACCGCCGTTCTTGGCTTTAAAATTTATTCCATAGGTGGCTACGATGGCGTCGAATACTTCAATACCTGTCGCGTCTTTGATGCCGTCAAGAAGAAGTGGAACGAGATTGCGCCAATGCACTGCCGTCGCTGCTATGTCAGCGTGGCGGAACTGAATGGCATGATCTATGCAATTGGCGGCTATGATGGACACAATCGCCTAAACACCGTGGAGCGCTACAACCCAAAGACCAATCAGTGGTCCATCATTCCACCCATGAATATGCAGCGGTCCGATGCCAGCGCTTGCACGCTGCACGGCCGCATCTATGCAACGGGTGGCTTTAATGGTCAGGAATGTTTGGATAGTGCCGAGTATTATGATCCACTGACCAATGTCTGGACACGAATACCAAATATGAATCATCGTCGCTCTGGCGTCAGCTGTGTGGCGTTCAGGGATCAGCTGTATGTTATTGGCGGCTTCAATGGCACATCCAGGCTGTCTACCGGCGAAAGATTTGATCCGGAATCTCAATCTTGGCACTTTATACGGCAAATGAATCACTCGCGCAGCAACTTTGGCCTGGAGATAATCGATGACATGATCTTCGCCATTGGCGGCTTCAATGGCGTCTCCACCATCTCGCACACCGAATGTTATGTGGCCGAGACAGACGAGTGGATGGAGGCAACGGACATGAATATTGTACGCTCGGCGCTATCGGCTAACAATGTGGCCGGACTGCCCAACAAACGCGACTATATACATAAGGAACGTGATCGTCTTATGGAGGAGCGACGTCAACGTTTAATGGCCACGGCAATGGCTCGCGAAGATGTTGGCAACACGAATCGCTCACAATCGCTGGTTGACAACAATGATCCGGCCCTGGATGATCTGGATGAAGAGAGTCCCAACGAGGATGTCGATGGTGAGGAGCTGCAGTTGCCGCAGCAGGTGGCACTACCACTACCAGCGCCTGGCGGCATACCGcctgcagccgcagctgctgctgttgatgcagCCGTTTTGCCCGCCGTTCACCTCAATCGCCAGGCTGAGGATCGCGGCCCAGACAATAATCGGCGCTTTCGGGTGCAGCTGCGTAATCAGCGCTATGGCTCGCATCATGAAATACGTCGTCGCTCGTAG
- the Gpa2 gene encoding thyrostimulin alpha-2 subunit — protein sequence MQPIAHDKIHSLRKRSILLAGIKQSVRWEAANSHHWPTDEMSSITLLAFVLWLLCSSFLAAESSLPGKDTWLRPGCHKVGNTRKISIPDCVEFTITTNACRGFCESYAVPSVPTALTGLFRPPKPVVSVGQCCNMMKSEEIQRRVLCIEGIRNVTFKSAVSCSCYHCKKD from the exons ATGCAGCCCATTGCCCACGACAAGATTCATTCTTTGCGCAAGCGCAGTATTCTGCTGGCCGGAATAAAACAGAGCGTCCGTTGGGAAGCGGCCAACAGTCATCATTGGCCCACAGACGAGATGAGCTCGATAACGCTGTTGGCATTTGTTTTGTGGCTACTCTGCTCCTCGTTTCTGGCCGCCGAGAGCAGTCTGCCCGGCAAGGACACATGGTTGCGTCCTGGCTGCCATAAGGTGGGAAATACGCGTAAAATCTCAATACCCGATTGTGTGGAGTTTACGATTACAACGAATGCTTGTCGTGGCTTTTGTGAATCCTATGCTGTTCCATCGGTACCAACGGCATTGACGGGTTTGTTCAGACCACCCAAGCCGGTTGTGTCGGTGGGTCAGTGCTGTAACATGATGAAATCCGAGGAG ATACAACGCCGTGTGCTTTGCATTGAGGGTATACGCAATGTGACCTTCAAAAGTGCCGTCTCTTGCAGCTGCTATCACTGCAAAAAGGACTAG